Genomic window (Leptolyngbya sp. 'hensonii'):
GCCCACCAGGCGATCGCCACTGGCATCTTCCCCAAAGGCAGCCAGAGCTTTACCGATCGGCTGGGAGATCAACCCTCCCAGAACCAGGGCCATCACCAGGGACAGGGCCAGAATCAGCCCCGTCCAGAAGCTCCCAGGGATCTGTCCGGTCACACCGATGAAGACCATATTGCTGAACCAACCCCAAACGCCCCAAAGACTCAGATCAGTGGCCAGCAGGAGGATCAGGGGAGCTTTACCAAATCCAAACCAGCCCAGGATCTGACCCAGATCAAAGTCGCTGTCCACATCGATCCCGGCATCTCCGTTCAGATCGACATCCCCATCCAGATCCGCATCATCATCGCCCCCACCGGACAGAATCACCATCAGATACAAAACCACACCCAGTCCGAGTAAAATCCAGTAGGGCAAATGAATCAGGTTGAATAGCATAATCCGGGGGGGTGGCAGGAGAATGGCAGGTTCCATCCCTGACCAATTGTTATAGTTTTGAATTCCTTCAGATTAGCCGGGATTCCCCTCAATCTGAGAAATTCACCGAATTCAGTTAAGAATTGTATGCTCCGCTGAGAGCAGCGGATAGGGGTTCTCATGCAGAGACCTACCATAGCCTCTGCCCAGAATCCAAGACAATAAAACAAGACAATAAAAAAAGGAGATGGGATCGCATCTTCTTTTACGATCGCATCTCCTTTAACGGGCCAGGAGGGATTCGAACCCCCGACACCGTGGTCCGTAGCCACGTGCTCTAGTCCACTGAGCTACAAGCCCTTGCCAGATATAAATAGTAGCATAAGATAGCCCCATGATCCAAAATCCTTCCCCGTTTAATTCCAACTTGACCCACCTGGACTCTGCTGGACAGGCCCAGATGGTGGATGTGTCCAGTAAGCCTCAGACAGTCCGACAGGCCGTGGCTGGCGGATGTATTCGCATGTTGCCAGAGACCCTGGCTGCGATCGAAGCTGGCAACAGCCCTAAAGGGGATGTGCTGGGAACGGCGCGGCTGGCGGGCATTATGGCAGCCAAACAGACGGCCAATCTGATTCCCCTCTGTCACCCACTGCCCCTGAGCAACGTGGAAGTTCAGATTATGCCAGACCCGGAATTACCGGGGTATCAGATTCGGGCTGAAGTTCGAACGAAGGCAGAGACTGGTGTCGAAATGGAAGCGCTGACGGCAGTTTCAGTCGCAGCCCTCACCCTTTATGACATGGCCAAGGCCCTGGAAAAGTCGATGCAGATTGAGCAGATTTGTTTGCTCAGTAAGACAGGGGGCAAATCTGGAGACTACAGCCGCTGATACGTCACAAACCGGTAGCCAGGATGGGCAACCTCCTGCACCAGAGTCATATGGCCCAACCGTTCAGTGTAATCGGGGAAAACCGTATCTCCAGCGAAGTCTCCCTCGATCAGGGTCAGCTCCATCCGATCGGCCAGGGGCAGGGCCTGGGCATAGACGGAGGCTCCTCCGGCAATAAAGATGGGGAGGTGGTTGCTGGCCAGGGCGATCGCGGCCTCCAGGGAGCTTGCAAAATAGAGCTCGGATGCAGGGGAGACGGGACGAATCGCTTTTGGACTGGGAAGATGGGGGGGATAGGCTGCTTGGTATTGGGCAGGGGTGGAGGTGAGGATGATATTGCGGCGCTGGGGCAAAGGGCGCTGGCCCAGATCGAATTCCCAGGTTTTGCGGCCCATGATCACTGGATGGCCCAGGGTCAGGTGCCGGAATCGTTGCAGGTCTGCCGGAATGGACCAGGGCAACTTGCCGTTATTGCCCATGACCCGATTGGTTTCTGCCAGGGCGGCAATGATGATGATTTCGGGTTGGCTCATGGGATACTTCGAACAAAGAAATGGGTAGGATTGTACAGAGGGCCTGCCCTCCATATCATTCATGTGCTCAGTTGAATCTGCTCTATGCACCACAATTCCCAATCCGACCCGGCCATCCATCCTACCGCTATTCTCGACCCGTCCGTGCAGCTTGGCCAGGATGTCTACATTGGAGCATATGTGGTGATTTATGCTGGGGTTACCCTTGGTCATGGGGTTCGGATCGCTCCCCATGTGGTGATTTATCCTGGAGTTCAGATTGGCGATCGCACCATGCTCCATGCGGGTTGTACGATCCATGAACGCACCCAGATTGGGGCTGATTGTGTCCTCCAAACAGGGGCTGTGATTGGGGCCGAGGGATTTGGCTTTGTACCTACCCGGCAAGGCTGGCTCAAAATGGAGCAATCGGGGACGGCTGTTTTGGAAGATCGCGTAGAAGTGGGCTGCCGATCGAGCGTTGATCGTCCCGCTGTTCTGGAAACTCGGATAGCTCAGGGTACTAAACTGGCCAGTGCAGTCCATATTGGCCATGGGGTTCACGTTGGCCAAGACTGTATTCTGGAGGCTCAGGTGGGGATAGCTGGGGGGAGCAAGATTGGCAACCGGGTTACCCTGAGCCGTCAAACGGGAATTGCAAACCAAACTCAGGTAGATGATGGGGTTTTCGCCCATACGATGGCTGGGCTACATGGTCATGTTCTGGCTGATGAGGAAGTGTCTGGGCCAGTGCATATGCCCCATCAAGTCTTCATCGAAGCAACTGGAATTTTTAGACAGTTACCCGAAATCCATCGATTTCTGCAAATCTTCCGCCAACGGTTTAATCTCCCTGAACATTAATCGCGTGAAATCCCCTCTTGGGAGGGGTGGCCCCCAGGACCGGGGTGGGTCTAGGAACGGGAGCAGGAGCGTTGAACCCACCTCTACCCCTCCCAGGAGGGGATTGTGTGTACACAGTAGCCCTCTGGGAGAGGGATTGCAATCAGGTTCTCCTTCTCCCCTAACAGAACACTAGAAATGATCAGCCATCCAGGGTTCAGGACCTGAGAATAACAGGGTGGCTGTAGCCAGGGCTGATGATGTTCCGGTCAGATAGCCAGCCTGATGGAGCTGATCAGGGGTCAGCAAGCCAGTAAACAAGGGAGACAAGCCTCGTACAGGGATCTGAAGTTCTCCCCGACCGCCCGGTGTAACCCGCCCCTCTCCCTGAGAAACCGTCAGGACAAACCGTCCGTTGTTTGGCTCGATTAGGTCATCCTGTACCTCCAGGTGCAATTCTGCCTCTATTCCCTCAGGATACCCCCGCATTGCTAAAGCCAGGGGCACATCGACCAGACGGACGAACCAACGCTCCAGATGGCTGACCTGGTAAGTTTGCTCGGGGAGGTGCAGAAGGGAAGGGTTGACCATCGGTCCCCGCCACAGAACCTGATCCGCCAGGGAACGATGGTCCGCCAGAAAGGTCCACAAGCGCTCCTGGGCTGCTGCTGTTAGGGTCACAACATCTCGCAAATTCAGGCTATATCCACCTGGAGCAGCCTGATGATGCAGAATGACATACCCCTGGGGATTGGTTTCAGAGCCAATCAGGTAGGCATACAGGGGTTCAGAGGAAGAGTGAACAATCCGTTGCCAGATGACGGGGTGACGATCCAGATTGCCGTTATTGGCAATTGCCTGCTGCTGATATAGATCCGCAAAGATCTGCCAGTTTTGTGGGTCCACCGCAATCATCTCTAAACGGCGGTGCCTGGATATCAGCGTTTTCGCGGGGACAGAAAAACGGCAGAAGATTCCCGCCTGCTCAAACCCCACTTTACGATATAAGCGCTGGGTGGAGGCATAGAGGACAGCTAGAGGAATATCGGTAGCATGAAGAGATTGGAGAACCTGGGTTAGAAGCGTGGTAGCAACTCCAGAACCCCGATGTTCGGGCGCGATCGCAACGGCAGCTATCCCGGCAATCTCCAGCCGATGCCTTCCATACCACTGCCCCATGGGATAAATCTGCAAGCCCCCCACCACCTGTCCAGCCTTCCGGATGATCCGAAAGTTTTCGATGCCCAGGCGATCGATATAAGCCTGTTCCTCGGTAATAGGCGCATTAAAACATTGTGCGACAATCCGACAGAACTGTTCAGCTTCGGCCAACTCAGTGGGAGCACCAACTTCATAGTTAGAAAAAGTGTGCTTGTCCATATCTATCCGGATGGGATGTGCATCAGGGACCTATCCGTCGATCGCAGTTGCAATCTCAGCCAAGGAGACAGGCCGTTGGGTGCTACCAGGAATTTCCACCACAATGACGTAGCCTGCGAATTTTGGCCCCCCCAGTTGGGTCAACAGGTTAACGATCTTCGGCATGTCAGCCTGCACCAGGCGACCGGTATTGTCGTACAGTTCCAGAGCGGAGAGGCACCCGATCGTGGGATTCCAGACATAACTGTCCGAACTCAGCGACTTATTACTGAAAAAATCAGGACTCTCACCCGTACCATGAATCCGAAATTCTGTGCGTCCAGATCTGCCCGCCCAGTAGGTTTGCTGGATAGGCCAGTAGCCACGCCAACTGGACGGCAGCAAAGCCTGGTATCCCTCCAGATTCTTCAATGTGCCTGATTGACCCGGCACGAAGGATTTCACCCCGGATTCAAAAGGCACAAACAGATTCACCAGCGGAAACTGGCCAAAAGCACGGAAGAATTTCAGATCTGGCTGTTCCTCCATGCCTTCCATGCGGAAAATTCCCTGGGGAGTTGCGCCCCGCTGAAAATTCCAGCTCAGGTTGTGGAGGGAGCGCAGCAGCAGGGGAACGGTCCAGAGTTCACCGTTCTGACGCACGAATTCACCCTGTTTGTTCTTCACCACCGTTTGACACAGCACCTCTCGATTGGGCCGACAGAGGACATAGACATGGATCTGTTTGGGCGCAATTTCCCAGGTGAGCAGGTCCTTTAACGGGGGAAGTGCACTAGGGGCATAAATCCGATCAAGGTCGCGCAGGGTTGTCTGCAGGAAGACATTGCCCGA
Coding sequences:
- a CDS encoding OB-fold-containig protein; amino-acid sequence: MEPAILLPPPRIMLFNLIHLPYWILLGLGVVLYLMVILSGGGDDDADLDGDVDLNGDAGIDVDSDFDLGQILGWFGFGKAPLILLLATDLSLWGVWGWFSNMVFIGVTGQIPGSFWTGLILALSLVMALVLGGLISQPIGKALAAFGEDASGDRLVGCVGTVSSALVPRVAEGRIGQVNVIDPARNLVNANAQIPQWARAVPKLGDKVLVIDRTGSTYLVILKDSPDQEQWLNPSRQN
- the moaC gene encoding cyclic pyranopterin monophosphate synthase MoaC produces the protein MIQNPSPFNSNLTHLDSAGQAQMVDVSSKPQTVRQAVAGGCIRMLPETLAAIEAGNSPKGDVLGTARLAGIMAAKQTANLIPLCHPLPLSNVEVQIMPDPELPGYQIRAEVRTKAETGVEMEALTAVSVAALTLYDMAKALEKSMQIEQICLLSKTGGKSGDYSR
- a CDS encoding dihydrofolate reductase, encoding MSQPEIIIIAALAETNRVMGNNGKLPWSIPADLQRFRHLTLGHPVIMGRKTWEFDLGQRPLPQRRNIILTSTPAQYQAAYPPHLPSPKAIRPVSPASELYFASSLEAAIALASNHLPIFIAGGASVYAQALPLADRMELTLIEGDFAGDTVFPDYTERLGHMTLVQEVAHPGYRFVTYQRL
- a CDS encoding UDP-3-O-(3-hydroxymyristoyl)glucosamine N-acyltransferase; this encodes MHHNSQSDPAIHPTAILDPSVQLGQDVYIGAYVVIYAGVTLGHGVRIAPHVVIYPGVQIGDRTMLHAGCTIHERTQIGADCVLQTGAVIGAEGFGFVPTRQGWLKMEQSGTAVLEDRVEVGCRSSVDRPAVLETRIAQGTKLASAVHIGHGVHVGQDCILEAQVGIAGGSKIGNRVTLSRQTGIANQTQVDDGVFAHTMAGLHGHVLADEEVSGPVHMPHQVFIEATGIFRQLPEIHRFLQIFRQRFNLPEH
- a CDS encoding GNAT family N-acetyltransferase, giving the protein MDKHTFSNYEVGAPTELAEAEQFCRIVAQCFNAPITEEQAYIDRLGIENFRIIRKAGQVVGGLQIYPMGQWYGRHRLEIAGIAAVAIAPEHRGSGVATTLLTQVLQSLHATDIPLAVLYASTQRLYRKVGFEQAGIFCRFSVPAKTLISRHRRLEMIAVDPQNWQIFADLYQQQAIANNGNLDRHPVIWQRIVHSSSEPLYAYLIGSETNPQGYVILHHQAAPGGYSLNLRDVVTLTAAAQERLWTFLADHRSLADQVLWRGPMVNPSLLHLPEQTYQVSHLERWFVRLVDVPLALAMRGYPEGIEAELHLEVQDDLIEPNNGRFVLTVSQGEGRVTPGGRGELQIPVRGLSPLFTGLLTPDQLHQAGYLTGTSSALATATLLFSGPEPWMADHF